Proteins encoded by one window of Mesorhizobium sp. INR15:
- a CDS encoding N-acetylmuramoyl-L-alanine amidase: MGLADFTHKTCRAGSHVLRAAWLLLLIAISPVLASVCHAEDASRIATGYKMAGDATKMRIVMSFDREPDLKWFLLRGPNRLVVDLQNTKFAIDAKDLKARGLVKGVRLGDLGDGVSRLILTGKGPFAVDKLDILKDDTGAGYRIAIDISAASEREFDEALANQALTTGSTVSTEKGGRVGTGPVSNPGHRFTIVIDPGHGGVDGGAEGLNGTIEKNVTLAFATELRDKLAAVGNYDVFMTRDTDEFLRLDDRVRIARQHEADLLISIHADTISVKGIRGATVYTVSDKASDPEAQALADRENLSDQFAGMVIKNDSKEVTDILIDLIRRETHSFSMSFAHTLVGQLSTSVGLINNPQRSAGFKVLKAPDVPSVLVELGYLSNAKDEAQLLDADWRGKAAQSITNAVALFASARTGTATGG; this comes from the coding sequence ATGGGACTGGCAGACTTCACGCACAAGACTTGTCGTGCTGGAAGCCATGTCTTGCGCGCCGCCTGGCTCTTGCTGTTGATCGCGATTTCCCCCGTCCTGGCATCTGTTTGCCATGCCGAAGATGCATCGCGCATCGCAACCGGCTACAAGATGGCGGGCGATGCCACCAAGATGCGCATCGTCATGAGTTTCGACCGCGAGCCGGATCTCAAATGGTTCCTGCTGCGTGGTCCCAATCGTCTGGTCGTCGATCTCCAGAATACGAAATTTGCTATTGATGCCAAGGATTTGAAGGCGCGCGGGCTGGTCAAGGGCGTGCGCCTTGGCGATCTCGGCGATGGCGTGTCGCGGCTGATTCTCACCGGCAAGGGGCCGTTCGCGGTCGACAAGCTCGACATCCTCAAGGACGATACTGGCGCCGGCTATCGCATTGCGATCGATATTTCGGCGGCTTCCGAGCGCGAGTTCGATGAAGCGCTTGCCAATCAGGCGCTGACGACCGGTTCGACCGTATCGACCGAAAAGGGCGGCCGCGTTGGCACCGGACCTGTCTCCAATCCAGGTCATCGCTTCACCATCGTCATCGATCCCGGCCATGGTGGAGTCGATGGCGGCGCCGAGGGCCTGAACGGCACGATCGAGAAGAATGTCACGCTGGCTTTCGCGACCGAGCTCCGCGACAAGCTCGCCGCGGTCGGTAACTATGATGTGTTCATGACCCGCGATACCGACGAGTTCCTGCGGCTCGACGACCGCGTCCGCATTGCCCGCCAGCATGAAGCCGATCTCCTGATCTCCATTCATGCCGACACGATCAGCGTCAAGGGCATCCGCGGCGCGACCGTCTACACGGTCTCCGACAAGGCCTCCGATCCCGAAGCGCAGGCGCTGGCCGATCGCGAAAACCTCTCCGACCAGTTCGCCGGCATGGTGATCAAGAATGACAGCAAGGAAGTCACCGACATCCTGATCGACCTGATCCGTCGCGAGACGCACAGTTTCTCGATGAGTTTCGCCCACACGCTGGTCGGCCAGTTGTCCACAAGCGTCGGTCTCATCAACAACCCGCAACGTTCCGCGGGCTTCAAGGTGCTGAAGGCGCCTGACGTGCCCTCTGTTCTGGTGGAACTGGGCTATCTCTCCAACGCCAAGGACGAGGCACAATTGCTCGACGCCGATTGGCGTGGCAAAGCCGCGCAAAGCATCACCAACGCAGTCGCCCTGTTCGCGTCCGCCCGCACCGGAACGGCGACGGGAGGCTGA